The sequence GTTGTATTTCGTTTTCCCATGGATTCTTTCAGCCCATTCTTCCACCGTTTCAAGCTTCGGATCCTTCATCAGCCCTTCTGTCGTACTTAGAAAGCTCTCCCAGTTATAAAACTCCCAATGAGCAATTTCAGATTTGTACGGGATTCTGCATTCCAATAATGGATGGTTCTTTATCATATGTTGAGAATGCTCAGCAGCCATTATAAAAGTATCCATCTCAACTGGCTCTGTCTGAAAAACTTGCCTCGATACTTTTCCATTTGGTCGATGATAAAGAATTTCTGTACCTGATGGGTGATCTTGAACCTGTACCCTTGCTGCAGGGAAGAAACCACTTACCTTTTCGTTGGTATAATCTATGCTATCCGTATCTATTAATATCGGATTCAACCATTGGTCACCTAAATCACAAAGGAAGCGTTCACCCTTTTCATTCAGTGCGATGACAGCCGCATGAGCATCTTCCGAGTTCAGGTTATGACCAACGGGATAAGCTATGACGCCATCCTTCTTAAATTCATCAAGTAACCAGAGTGCAAGATCGAAACAATTCCCGGACATCCCGAATTGTTCCCGATGCTCCTTCATTAGAGAAACATCCCGCTGTTTCTTCTCGCTTCCCCCGTTATAAAACCAAACCTTTGTTAATGTCTCCATGGGAAAATCATTGAATTTCTCCCACGTCTTTAAAATACTTTCTGAAGCGTTCATTCTTGCACCTCGGATTCTTTCTTTAATTGATCTATGTATGGCTTGATATAGCTTTTATATTCGTCCGTTAAACCATCTGGCAGATTATTGAGTTTGAAAAATTTGATATCAACAGATTCTGTTTTATCGACCTCCAATTTCCCTCTTATGTCCTTTGTGGTATAAACGGCTGTGACGGAATACAATTCATCCCCATTCGATACTTTAAAATAATAGTCAGGCCCGGAGAACACATTTACCAGAGTCAGTTCCCCTATCTCAAGACCGGTTTCTTCCATCACTTCTCGCTTTGCTGTCTCCTCTAAACTTTCCCCCAATTCCATCAATCCTCCCGGCAGTCCCCAACCACCGTCCGTCCGGTGCTGCAGAAGCAGTTCATGATGATCGTTTAAGATAATGACGACAGATCCGGGTAGGATTAAGGGGCTGGTGCCAACCAGTTTTCGCAGATCTTGGACATAGTTCATCATTTCCCCTCCCTTATTTGTTCAAGTTTTACACGCTCCCACCACTTTTTCATATCCTATGACAAGAATAGACTACTCTTCACTTGAAATAACATGGTTGATCATAGCCGTATACACTTTTTAATCCATTAGGAGACACTATTTATCCTGATTTGAGATTATTAATCCTATTACAGATTAATTAATCCGAAATTCCAATAATCAATCCTGATTCAAAATAATGTAACATCCTTGTCGAATTTTATTTATAGTTACGGCTATTTGGAGCATGCTTATATGACTTAGCTTCATTACTGACAATTCCAATTATTCCAGTTTACTGACAACAACTCGATATATATATAGTTATAAAAAAAGAAGCCTATTTGTCAGTGAATGCTCTGTAAGAGACTGAACCAGTCCTTCGTCAAACCAGGAAGAATTTTCAAGTAGCGTGTCATCCAAGTCAAATAAAAGAAGGCTATACTTTTTCATTGACGTATCAACCCTTTTAATCGTTTTTTATAGAGTACGAAATCACTTGTATACTAAAGTTGCGTCTTCAACACAACTTCCCCCCACATCATTTCACCCGTCTTCTCAAATCCCAGACTTTTATATAACTTTATAGCACTCACATTCTCCGGTTCCGCACTTGTGAATAATTCTATATTTCCATATGTATGTGTCAGTTCTTTTAAAAGTAGTTGCGTTGCCTTTTTCCCATAGCCTCTCCCTTGATAATTCTGATCGATCATTAACCGGCTCATCTCCATACGGTTTGTGTCAGGGTCGATCCCATACATGATGAACCCTACCATGCTATGTTGATGATAAATAGCCAATGGATATTGTTCTTCCATAAATGTTGATTGCAGCAATGAATAAGCGTTATCTGCGACAAATTCCTTCTGATGTTCCGAAACAGATAAGGTTACACATTCCTCCCAATTGTCAGCATTGATCTCCTTTAAT is a genomic window of Rossellomorea sp. y25 containing:
- a CDS encoding NUDIX hydrolase, which encodes MNYVQDLRKLVGTSPLILPGSVVIILNDHHELLLQHRTDGGWGLPGGLMELGESLEETAKREVMEETGLEIGELTLVNVFSGPDYYFKVSNGDELYSVTAVYTTKDIRGKLEVDKTESVDIKFFKLNNLPDGLTDEYKSYIKPYIDQLKKESEVQE
- a CDS encoding GNAT family N-acetyltransferase; the encoded protein is MNLALKEINADNWEECVTLSVSEHQKEFVADNAYSLLQSTFMEEQYPLAIYHQHSMVGFIMYGIDPDTNRMEMSRLMIDQNYQGRGYGKKATQLLLKELTHTYGNIELFTSAEPENVSAIKLYKSLGFEKTGEMMWGEVVLKTQL